The region CGCTACTTCTCATGGCTCGCGGGGGCGTCGAAGTGCCTCGTGCCCTTCGTCCTGGAGTGCGATCTCGGAACCGCGTTCACGCGCAGCTATCAGCCGGTGACGGATGCCGTCGGCGCAGCAGCGTCGTCGACGATCCAGCTCGTCACCGCCGCGACCATCGTCGCCATCATCTTCGGCATCACGATCGGCATCCTGACCGCTCTGCGTCAGTACAGCGGCTTCGACTACACCGTCACGTTCCTCACGTTCATCGTGTACTCGCTCCCGATCTTCTGGGTCGCGGTGCTCCTCAAGGAGTACGGTGCGATCCGCTTCAACGAATTCCTGAGCGACCCCGTCGTCACGGTGCCTGCCGTGCTCATCACCGGCCTCGTCTGGGGAATCATCGTGATGAGCATCCTCGGCGGCAGTTGGAAGAAGCGCCTCATCGCCTTCGCCTCGGCGTTCGTCGCCACCGGCGGACTGCTCTTCCTCCTCGGCGCCACCGGCTGGTTCTCGGACCCGCGCATCGGCATCATCGGCGTCGCGATCACCGGCATCGGCGCCGCGATCGGCGTCACGGCGCTGTCGACCGGCCTCGCCAACCGCCGGGCGCTATACGCATCGCTCATCACCGTCGGCATCTGGCTGGCGCTGTACCAGCCGCTGCAGTACCTCTTCTTCTACGTCCCCACTGCATGGATGCTCCTCGGCGTCGGTGTCGTCGGCATCGCGTTCGCGATCGGGGTCGGCATCCTCGTCGGCGGCGACGGCAAGAAGGAGACGGCGCGCACCGCCGCGATCGTCAGCTTCATCACGTTCTTCGTGATCGTCGTCGACCGTGTCATGCTCGTGTACACGGACTACGTCGACCGCATCCCGCAGTCGGGCGTCATCGCGACCATCGGATCGCGCACGCCGGGTCTGCAGGGCGACATGTGGTTCGAGATCCTCGACGGCTTCGCGCACCTCGTCCTCCCGACGATCGCGCTGGCGCTGGTGTCGATCGCGGCCTACACGCGCTACTCGCGGGCGAGCCTGCTCGAGGTGATGAACCAGGACTACGTGCGCACCGCGCGGGCGAAGGGCCTCACCGAGCGCACCGTCGTGATGCGCCACTCGATGCGCAACGCGCTCATCCCGATCGCGACGATCATCGCGTTCGACATCGGTGCGCTCATCGGCGGCGCGGTCATCACCGAGACGATCTTCGCCTGGAAGGG is a window of Microbacterium terrae DNA encoding:
- a CDS encoding ABC transporter permease, which gives rise to MLTFILRRLGATLLVLLVASFVVYTLTAITSDPLNDLRGSSAPNREELIAFRTAQLGLDQPIVVRYFSWLAGASKCLVPFVLECDLGTAFTRSYQPVTDAVGAAASSTIQLVTAATIVAIIFGITIGILTALRQYSGFDYTVTFLTFIVYSLPIFWVAVLLKEYGAIRFNEFLSDPVVTVPAVLITGLVWGIIVMSILGGSWKKRLIAFASAFVATGGLLFLLGATGWFSDPRIGIIGVAITGIGAAIGVTALSTGLANRRALYASLITVGIWLALYQPLQYLFFYVPTAWMLLGVGVVGIAFAIGVGILVGGDGKKETARTAAIVSFITFFVIVVDRVMLVYTDYVDRIPQSGVIATIGSRTPGLQGDMWFEILDGFAHLVLPTIALALVSIAAYTRYSRASLLEVMNQDYVRTARAKGLTERTVVMRHSMRNALIPIATIIAFDIGALIGGAVITETIFAWKGMGALFVDGLELGDVNLVMGFFVVTGILAVIFNLVADLLYSALDPRIRVS